The following proteins come from a genomic window of Maniola jurtina chromosome 15, ilManJurt1.1, whole genome shotgun sequence:
- the LOC123872646 gene encoding density-regulated protein homolog has protein sequence MADRDLSLGPREGVTYPVKVQYCGNCSMPIEYCEYYPEYDKCKQWLEKNLPTEFEKVKIDEEDNAGGEEEKKRQKRGGKGMLKSKKKEDVPKLVQVSRAPRGKKKSVTVVSGLSTFDIDLKVAAKFFGTKFACGSSVTGDDEIVIQGDVKDDLFDVIPEKWPEIDEDSIDDLGDQKR, from the exons ATGGCGGACAGAGACCTGTCGTTAGGACCTCGAGAAGGAGTAACGTACCCGGTAAAGGTTCAGTACTGTGGAAATTGTTCTATGCCGATAGAATATTGTGAATATTATCCTGAATACGATAAGTGTAAACAATGGTTAGAGAAAAATTTGCCAACAGAGTTTGAGAAAGTCAAGATAG ATGAAGAAGATAATGCTGGTGGTGAGGAAGAAAAGAAACGCCAAAAGCGAGGCGGAAAGGGTATGCTAAAGTCTAAGAAAAAGGAAGATGTTCCTAAGTTAGTGCAAGTCTCCCGAGCTCCTCGGGGCAAAAAGAAATCAGTCACGGTAGTGTCTGGTTTAAGTACCTTCG ATATAGACTTGAAAGTAGCAGCTAAGTTCTTTGGCACAAAATTTGCATGTGGATCATCAGTTACTGGTGATGACGAGATAGTAATCCAAGGGGATGTAAAGGACGATCTGTTTGATGTTATTCCTGAAAAATGGCCAGAG attGATGAAGATAGTATTGACGATTTGGGAGACCAAAAGAGATAG